The sequence CTCAGCCTCGCCGTGCCGATCGTGGCCGGTGCCGCCGTACCGGCGGCGCTGGCCACGGCCGGACCAGATCGGCAAGGGCCAGTGGCGGCGGGTATCGCGGCGCTCCTGGCGTTCTGCTGGGCGGGGCTCAACGCCGGCTACGCCAACTCGGGCTCCACTTGAAGCCGCAACTCGGCATTCCTGCTGAGCGCGCCGGTCTGGCGCGGTTCCGGTCCCTTGCTGGCCTTCGGCCTCGGCCTGCAGGTCGGCGCGTTGCTGGTCGCCCTGATCACTGCCGTGTTCGGTGGCCTGGTCCAGGCGCTGCTGCCCTTCTCTGTGCGGGCGGGACTGTTCGGCCTGGCAGCCCTCGCCGTCCTGCTGCGTGAGACGGGGCTGGTGAAGCTGCCGGTGCCCGAGAACAAACGCCTCGTCCCGGAGGAGGTGCAGCATCGCGGGCGTCTTGTGGGCCCGATTCAGTTCGGTTTCGAGATGGGGACGGGTATGCGCACGTACTCGCCGTCTGCTCTGCCCCATCTGGTGCTGCTGGCCGTCCTGCTGGTCTTGCCGTTCCCGGGTGCCCTCGCAGCTGGAGCCGGCTTCGCCCTGGCCCGCTGGATCATGCCCGCCGCGAGCATCGGCCACGGCGCCGACGGAGGATGGGAAGATCGCTGGATCGCCCACCGCGGGCTGCTCGCCGCAGGAACCGCGCTTGCCATGCTGACGGCGCTTGGCACCGGAATCGTGCTGACCCCATGGTGACCGAGGTCGCGGTGATCTATGACGGGGCCTGCGGCGGCTGCTCGTCCATCGCTGCGCGGCTGTCCAGCGTCCTGGCACCACCCGTGCTGGCCCGCTCCTGTCGTGACCCCTACCTAGCCACCGAGTTCCCTGTACTGGGCGGGCCTCTCGGCGGACGTCCCTGCGGAGGCCCGCTGCTGATCACCGTGTTCTCCGACGGCCGAACGGAGGTGTCGGGTGGGCCGGCCATGCTGTGGCGAGGTGCGCGGCTGGTCGCGCCTGGCCGCAGGGCGGCGGCGGTCCGGCTGGCCCTATGGGTCGCCTGGTGGCGAATGCGGCATAGGTAGCAATCATCATGTCAGACGTACTCTTACTGGCCCTTTCCCGGTGCGCCGCTGGATGTCGAGAAGAGCATCAAGTGCCGTCAGGTCATGAGCGGGCGAGTTCCTCCAGCCGCTGGTGCAGGTGCTCGACGTGGGTCTCGAATTCGGGTTTCATCAGCACGCTGCGCAAGATACGCGCGCCGGCGGCGTCGGCGGCAACCTCCGGGTGGCCGGCGAAGCGAACGGCGTCCAGACGGATTGTGCTGAGGAAGATCGGGTCCTGACTGTCGGTCATCCCCTCGTGCAGAATCCGGTTGCTGGCCGCGTCGATCGCCGAGAGGGCGTGGCCAGCGGTGACTGGGAAGTAGCTGACGATGTCGAGCTGCGGGGCCTGGTAGAGCTCGAGGTATTCGGAGTTTTCAATCAGATCCGCCCACTGCAGCGCCGCCCGACGGCCGGCCGCCAGCACTTGGCCCAGCCCTTCACGGGTAGGCGGCAGCAGCTGGAAAGTGAGCCACAAGGCGGCAGCTGTGGCGCCCGCCCGGGAGGACTCCAGGCTGATCTCGCCCAGGTGCAGTTCGTCGGAGGTGAAATAGGTGTACGGCGAGTCGTGCAGGTAGAACCGGCCAACGGAGGGGTCACGGAAGAGGACGGCGCCGCAGCCGTACGGTTGGAGACCGTGCTTGTGCGGGTCCACCACGACAGAGTCGGCCTTCGCGACCGCCTGCCAGGGCTCAACCGGCAGCTCCTCCGGGCCGTCTGCACCGGCCAGCAGGGTGAAGAATCCGCCGTAGGCGGCGTCGACGTGAATCCGCACGCCGTACTGCTCACGCAGCGCCAGCGCTTCGTGGACCGGTTCGACGGCGCCGAGCCCTGTCGTCCCGGCGGTGAGGACGACGGTGCCGACCTGTCCGCCGCGAAGTCCTTCCTCCAGCGCGTCGAGGTCCATGCGGCCAAGGGCGTCGGTGGGTACGGGAAAGCCCTCCACCCCTAGGACGTTGCACATTCGGCCGTGTGTGTAGTGGGCCTCGGTGCTGTAGGCGATGCTCTTTTCGGGGTGCAGTTC is a genomic window of Actinomadura citrea containing:
- a CDS encoding pyridoxal phosphate-dependent decarboxylase family protein; the protein is MGAGGSPSAGEVLLSERPTTWRPSQTTSLRLGGLSSHIVTGTTFIQTDIGAEPPIEGVLFTALSGGREPFHGVRRPALEPALGEQPRSRKRGPMDLNKWLAAAVASNAEWSKTFGPFDPHPALAVDDSRFAAAFETFTERLKNNYPFFHPRYAGQMRKPPHPAAVVGYLTAMLINPNNHALDGGPATATMEREVVQQLATMFGYGTYLGHLTTSGTIANLEALFVARELHPEKSIAYSTEAHYTHGRMCNVLGVEGFPVPTDALGRMDLDALEEGLRGGQVGTVVLTAGTTGLGAVEPVHEALALREQYGVRIHVDAAYGGFFTLLAGADGPEELPVEPWQAVAKADSVVVDPHKHGLQPYGCGAVLFRDPSVGRFYLHDSPYTYFTSDELHLGEISLESSRAGATAAALWLTFQLLPPTREGLGQVLAAGRRAALQWADLIENSEYLELYQAPQLDIVSYFPVTAGHALSAIDAASNRILHEGMTDSQDPIFLSTIRLDAVRFAGHPEVAADAAGARILRSVLMKPEFETHVEHLHQRLEELARS